Proteins from one Pagrus major chromosome 1, Pma_NU_1.0 genomic window:
- the hmox2a gene encoding heme oxygenase 2a produces the protein METKVTSEPKSNGVMNGGARIVVDDDDDVLSPTDLSEILAEGTKEAHDRAENCQFVKDFLRGRIKKELFKRGTAALYFVYSAMEEEIEKNRDHPDIAPIYFPTELHRREALARDLEYFYGEDWESQISLSAGTKPYVDRIHEVGEQDPLLLVAHSYTRYMGDLSGGQILKKVAQRALKLPSTGEGLNFYQFEGIHSHKGFKQLYRSRMNELELDAESKERIVDESNRAFGFNMMVFTELEDIGKTVKDEVQDAGLGHSHAEIMDGGDINKCPYYAAKMVASGNPSHACQLAMMLLRHPPCQMALAAWVAFLAGFTAWYLM, from the exons ATGGAAACCAAGGTGACATCAGAGCCCAAATCCAACGGCGTGATGAATGGAGGAGCAAGGATTGTTgtggatgatgatgacgacgtTCTTAG TCCAACTGACCTGTCCGAGATATTAGCTGAGGGGACCAAGGAGGCCCACGACAGAGCAGAGAACTGCCAGTTTGTTAAAGATTTCCTCAGAGGCCGCATCAAGAAGGAGCTGTTTAAG AGAGGCACAGCAGCTCTATACTTCGTCTACTCGGCCATGGAGGAGGAGATTGAGAAGAACAGAGACCACCCTGACATCGCCCCGATCTATTTCCCCACAGAGCTGCACCGGCGTGAGGCCCTGGCCCGGGACCTGGAGTACTTCTATGGAGAGGACTGGGAGAGCCAG atcAGCCTCTCTGCAGGCACCAAGCCTTATGTGGACCGCATCCATGAGGTGGGAGAGCAGGACCCGTTGCTGCTGGTGGCCCACTCCTACACCCGTTACATGGGTGACCTGTCAGGCGGACAGATCCTCAAGAAAGTGGCCCAGAGAGCACTGAAGCTCCCCTCGACAGGAGAGGGTCTCAACTTCTACCAGTTTGAGGGCATCCACAGTCACAAGGGCTTCAAGCAGCTTTACCGAAGCAGGATGAACGAGCTGGAGCTGGACGCTGAGTCCAAAGAGAGGATTGTGGACGAGTCCAACCGAGCCTTTGGCTTTAACATGATG GTATTCACAGAGCTTGAGGATATTGGGAAGACCGTCAAAGACGAAGTCCAAGATGCAGGTTTGGGACACAGTCATGCAGAGATCATGGATGGAGGTGATATCAACAAGTGCCCGTACTACGCAGCAAAGATGG TTGCCAGCGGGAATCCCAGTCACGCATGCCAGTTAGCCATGATGCTCCTCAGACATCCACCCTGTCAGATGGCTCTGGCCGCCTGGGTGGCCTTCCTCGCTGGTTTCACTGCCTGGTACCTCATGTGA
- the tmem186 gene encoding transmembrane protein 186: MIRSVLHRRLTSSILSCTRGSCLLTGRIPNGVVQAHSPGHTPIQQSFHGPLIPTVTGLVRYSDLSTEKYTLIYKLPHIKHLRAVSRLKLLQTAITVVILPPVFFFYFQGQVSFFLVSYTTGIALFAGAMLYIASHFFRRVVGMMYLDPSQTTLKVSHLNFWGRRCDMYLPVSDVMTIGDTGDAVNETIWKLKRYSSPETLYFTTLFGQVVDRQGFEKVFGTLK, encoded by the exons ATG ATCAGGTCAGTGCTCCATCGCAGGTTAACCTCCAGCATTCTGTCCTGCACCAGAGGATCATGCCTACTCACAGGTCGGATACCTAATGGGGTGGTGCAGGCTCATTCACCGGGTCACACACCAATCCAGCAGAGCTTCCATGGACCCCTTATACCTACAGTCACAGGCCTGGTCAGGTACTCTGACTTGTCCACAGAGAAATACACTCTGATTTACAAGCTGCCACACATTAAGCACCTCAGAGCCGTGTCCAGGCTCAAACTGCTCCAGACTGCGATCACAGTGGTCATCTTGCCCCCAGTGTTTTTCTTCTACTTCCAAGGACAAGTCTCCTTCTTTCTTGTCAGCTACACAACAGGGATAGCGCTGTTCGCTGGTGCCATGCTGTACATTGCCAGTCACTTCTTCAGGAGGGTTGTTGGGATGATGTACCTGGACCCGTCCCAGACCACACTCAAAGTGTCCCACCTCAACTTCTGGGGTAGACGCTGTGACATGTACCTGCCTGTGTCAGATGTAATGACCATCGGGGATACAGGAGACGCCGTAAACGAGACAATATGGAAACTAAAGAGATACAGCAGTCCAGAGACATTGTATTTCACCACACTGTTTGGACAGGTGGTGGACAGACAGGGTTTTGAGAAGGTGTTTGGAACTTTAAAGTAA
- the gde1 gene encoding glycerophosphodiester phosphodiesterase 1 — MLQLGDEVTLYSVVFVLVLLGTRSPLWTTALTASLYLFMAMFRFPQVPSSRAQQVLHPAKGTAGSGKVSVVAHRGGGHDAPENTLTAIREASKNGATGVELDLEFSADGVPILMHDETVDRTTNGSGPLSQFKLSELGKLDAAAKHRLRDKFAGEKIPTLEEAVEECIRLQLIIYFDVKGHPDEAAAALKELYKKHPVLYNSSIVCSFEPKVIYRMRQSDPEVVTALTHRPWSLSRLGDGTPRFSSLWQHHWFTLMDMVLDWAHHHILWKLCGTSAFLIQKNFVSPEYVQYWAQRRVEVVAWTVNTKVEKEYYQELLQVNYITDSLVEDCEPHY; from the exons ATGCTGCAGCTCGGAGATGAAGTCACCCTGTACTCGGTCGTCTTCGTGCTTGTCCTGCTGGGGACCCGGAGCCCGCTGTGGACGACCGCCCTCACCGCCTCCCTCTACCTCTTTATGGCTATGTTCCGGTTCCCCCAGGTACCGAGCAGCCGGGCCCAGCAGGTGCTGCACCCGGCCAAGGGCACGGCAGGCTCCGGCAAGGTGTCAGTGGTAGCTCACCGGGGCGGTGGGCACGACGCACCGGAGAACACGCTAACAGCCATCCGGGAG GCCAGCAAGAATGGGGCGACAGGCGTGGAGTTGGACCTGGAGTTCTCAGCAGATGGTGTCCCAATTCTGATGCATGATGAGACTGTGGACAGGACCACCAACGGGTCAGGACCACTCAGCCAGTTCAAACTGTCCGAGTTGGGTAAACTGGACGCAGCAGCTAAACATCGCCTCAG GGACAAGTTTGCCGGAGAGAAGATCCCAACTCTGGAGGAGGCTGTGGAGGAATGTATCAGACTGCAGCTCATCATCTACTTTGATGTCAAAGGTCATCCGGACGAG GCAGCTGCTGCCCTTAAAGAGCTGTATAAAAAACATCCAGTCCTCTACAACAGCAGCATCGTCTGCTCCTTCGAGCCCAAAGTCATCTACAGG ATGAGACAAAGTGACCCAGAAGTAGTCACAGCATTGACCCACCGCCCGTGGAGCCTGAGTCGGCTCGGAGATGGAACCCCACGTTTCTCGTCGCTATGGCAACACCATTGGTTCACGCTAATGGACATGGTGTTGGACTGGGCGCACCATCACATACTGTGGAAGCTCTGCGGCACCTCGGCCTTCCTCATACAGAAGAACTTTGTCTCACC GGAATACGTCCAGTACTGGGCccagaggagggtggaggtggtAGCCTGGACAGTCAACACAAAAGTTGAGAAAGAGTATTACCAGGAGCTGCTGCAAGTCAACTACATCACAGACAGCCTGGTGGAAGACTGTGAACCCCATTACTGA